The Clostridia bacterium genomic interval GTCGGGCACCCGACCAAAAACTTTCACTTTGCCGTTGATGACCAGCCCCGGTGTCATCATGACCCCGTAATCAGCGATGCTGTTGATGTCAGTCACCTTTTCTACGTCAGCCCCAACGCTCATTTCGGCCAGGGCGTTTATAACATTTTGTTCCATCGCCTTACAGCGGGCACAGCCCGGACCCAAAACCTTGATTTCCATTATGTGACGTCTCCTCCTACCTTTTGGATTGAATTGAAAAGCATTTCCATGGTGGAAATGGCGGTAGCAAATACGGCAGAAGCTAGCCGACTAGCCGACCAGTGCCCCGAACACTATGCCCGTTAAGGTAGCCATTATCACCACCAGAGAAACGTAGGCGACGGTTTTCTTAAAGCCCAGGACACTGTTTATAACCAGCATGCTGGGCAAGCTTAAAGCCGGCCCCGCTAAAAGGAGGGCTAAAGCCGGGCCTTGGCCCATACCCGAGCCCAGAAGCCCCTGGACAATGGGCACTTCCGTTAGGGTGGCAAAGTACATAAACGCTCCTACCAGGGAGGCAGTAAAGTTGGCCAGAATCCCATTTCCCCCTACGACCATAGATATATACTTAGCCGGGATAATCCCTGCATCCACCCCCGGCCTGCCCATGAGAAAGCCGGCTATCAGCACGCCTCCGAAAAGAAGGGGTAAAATCTTGATACTGAAATCCCAGGTAGAATCCATCCAGGCAGACAACTCTTCCCGCGTAAACCAGGCCCTTAAAATTAAGGCCAGGGCTATGAGCAGGCCAATTACCAAATACCACTTCACGCTGTAGACAGCGTACCAGAAGCCTGCATCTTCTTGGGACCTGCCCCAGGCGGCAAAGACGAGTATCAAGACCAGGATCAGGAAGTATAGCGTGGTCTGGCCCAAAGTCCGCCGAGGTCCCCCTTCTCCTTCAGGCACGAGCAATCCTTTGACCCTTTCTTGTTCTTCTCCTCTGAAGAGCAGGGCCATAATAAGGCCGATGACCACCGAAAACAGAACTGCTCCTAGGGCCCTGGCCAGGCCGATCTGCCAACCCAGGACTCGGGCTGAAAGGATAATGGCCAAAACATTAATAGCCGGCCCGGAGTAAAGAAAGGCTATGGCTGGGCCCAGGCCCGCTCCCCGCTTGTATATGCCCATAAATAAAGGCAGTACAGTGCAGGAGCAAACAGCCAGTATAGCTCCCGAAACGGCACCTACCCCATAGGCCGTCACCTTGGGGCTATCCGGCCCCAGGTACTTAATGACCGCCTGGGAGGAAAGGAAGTTGCTCATGGCCCCGGCTACAAAAAGGGCGGGCACTAGACAG includes:
- a CDS encoding TM0996/MTH895 family glutaredoxin-like protein, whose product is MEIKVLGPGCARCKAMEQNVINALAEMSVGADVEKVTDINSIADYGVMMTPGLVINGKVKVFGRVPDKEEIKKWIQEEMR
- a CDS encoding permease, giving the protein MSKQTKLLLIVAAFLAAYFLPFQHPRMQSAILEAFYMLQEYAREHVLFCLVPALFVAGAMSNFLSSQAVIKYLGPDSPKVTAYGVGAVSGAILAVCSCTVLPLFMGIYKRGAGLGPAIAFLYSGPAINVLAIILSARVLGWQIGLARALGAVLFSVVIGLIMALLFRGEEQERVKGLLVPEGEGGPRRTLGQTTLYFLILVLILVFAAWGRSQEDAGFWYAVYSVKWYLVIGLLIALALILRAWFTREELSAWMDSTWDFSIKILPLLFGGVLIAGFLMGRPGVDAGIIPAKYISMVVGGNGILANFTASLVGAFMYFATLTEVPIVQGLLGSGMGQGPALALLLAGPALSLPSMLVINSVLGFKKTVAYVSLVVIMATLTGIVFGALVG